The nucleotide window GAGTTTGCGCAAAAAACTGGCTCGTTTAAGCTTCGGGGGGCATATGCAAAGATAAGATCACTATCACCTGAGGAAAAAAAGCACGGAGTGATTGCAGCATCTGCAGGAAACCATGCACAGGGAGTAGCATATGCATCAAAGCTAGAAAAAATTCCTTGTACCATAGTAATGCCACTTACCGCATCACCTGCTAAAGTAGCTGCCACCAGAGGATATGGTGCCAATGTAATCTTGGATGGGATAAACTATGATGAGTCATGGGCAAAGGCTCAGCAGATATCAAAAAAGACAGGTGCCAAAATAATTCACGCGTTTGATGATCCACATATCATAGCTGCAAATGGCGCAATAGGGCTAGAGATATTAGAAGACCTGCCAGATGTTGATGAGATCTACGTTCCAATAGGGGGTGGTGGATTAGCTGCTGGAATCTGTGTTGCCGTGAAGAGTAAAAGACCAAACATCAAAGTTATTGGCGTAGAGTCAAAGGCATTTCCTGCAATGAAGGACTCTATCAAAGCAAAAAGACTCCAAGCAGTAAAGGGTGGTCGAACAATAGCTGATGGAATCGCAGTCAAGATGCCAGGAAAAAATACATTCAGAATAATCAATGATATGATTGACGATATCGTAACAGTGGATGATACCCAAATAGTAAAAGCAATGTTTTTGCTAATGGAGCGTGCAAAGACGGTAGTAGAGCCGGCAGGCGCCGTAGCGTTGGCATATTTGCTAAATTCCAGACAGGCGCCAAACAAAAAAGTCGTACCAATTTTGGGTGGTGGAAACGTCGACATGTATCTGCTAGGCCAAATTGTATCAAAGGGACTGGCAGCCATGAGTAGAATGGTCAAGATCTTTATCCTGCTCAAGGACAAGCCAGGTGCACTAAAGGAGGTAGTAGACGAGATTGCCTCACTATCAGTAAACATTGTTGAGGTGGTCCATGACAGGTTGAGCTCGGAAATCGATGCAGGTACTGCGGGAGTCACACTAAGTCTTGAGATGGAAGGACGTGAGCATGCACAGAAACTGATTGCTCATCTAAAATCAAGGAACATTCAATTCAAGATACTTACTTGAATTTTTTTTGAACAAATTTACTCAGTCCGTTCTTTTTTAGATCATCTGACTCTGCCAGTACTGATTGGTGTTGTTTTTCTTTGAATCTTTTCAGTTTTGATTTTAGTTCTGTGAATTCAGCTGCCAGAATCTTTGCAGCATATAGTCCTGCGTTTGCTGCCTTGTTGACACCAACAGTTGCAACAGGTGAGCCATTTGGCATCTCTACTATTGATAGTAATGAGTCCATTCCTCCAAATGCAGAAAACTTGAATTCTGATTTTTTATCGGACTTGTCATTGTATACCATGATTGGAACTCCAATCACTGGGATTATGGTGTGAGATGCAATCATCCCAGGCAGATGGGCTGACCCCCCAGCTCCTGCAATTATCACTCGGAATTGGTTTTTTTCTGCATGCTTTGCATATTCTTCTAGTCTGGTAGGGGTGCGATGAGCGGATACTATTTGATCCTCATGAATAATACCAAAATCATCCAAAATTTTTGCGGCATTGTGCATTATCTTGCTATCAGAGCTAGAACCCATGATTATACCAACAAGTGGCTTTTTTGGCAACATTATTTGTGAAAACAAGTGCGCTGCTTTTAACAATATTGATTCGACGTAACTATTTTTAGTAGAACCACAACTTGATGAAATGATGGGGCAGATTCTTGGAATCATTGGTGGGGGTCAGCTTGGCATGATGCTAACCGAAGCAGCAAAAAAGATGTCAGAACATATCTCAGATGTCATAGTCTTGGATCCGACCCCAAATTGCTCTGCAGTTCAGGTAGGAGCAAAGCAGATCACAGCGGACTTTAAGGATGAAAGGGCGATTTTGGAGCTTGCATCAAAGGTCGACATTCTCACATATGAGATAGAATCTGGTAACAGTGAGGTCCTAAAAAGTGCCGAATCAAAAACAACAATCAATCCATCTCCTGAAACCCTTAGAATAATTCAGGACAAGTTTTTGCAAAAAACATTTCTTGCTAAAAACAATATTCCCGTAACAGATTTTGTTGAAATAAAATCCCTCAATGATCTTAAAGAAAAGATAAACCAGTTTGGCTATCCTGCACTCCTCAAGGCAAGACGAGATGCATATGATGGTAGGGGGAACTACAAAATAAGATCGCCAGATGAACTAGAAACAGCACACAATACATTTGCAGGAAAATCAATGATGCTGGAAAAGTTTGTCGATTTCAAAATGGAAGTATCAGTAATTGCGGCTCGTAACACCAAAGGACAGATTGCAACCTATCCAGTGGTAGAAAACATTCATGAGAATAACATATTAAAAATAACAATAGCTCCCGCCCGCGTATCAGAAGATATAGCAAAACAGGCAGAAAAAATAGCTCACAAGACCATGGACGTGTTGCATGGTGCAGGAGTGTTTGGAATAGAAATGTTTGTCACAAGGAATGATCATGTAATCATAAACGAGATTGCACCACGTGTGCACAATTCTGGTCATCACACCCTACAATCCAGCAAAACATCCCAGTTTGAGCAACACCTTCGAGCAATACTTGGATTGGATCTCGGAAACACGAAATTAGTTCATCCAACAATAATGTACAACATTTTGGGAACAGACGAGTTTTCCGGCAAATACAAAATCTCTGATCATAAAATAGAAAATCTATACTTGAAAATGTACGGCAAAGAGGAATCAAAACCACAAAGAAAGCTTGGACACTTTAATCTCGTTGACGAATCAGATACACTCGGAGTGGATGGATTGCTAAAATCGTTGAACTCGATAAAGAACCAAATAAAATTAATTAAAGCATAAGATGTGAATGCACGAAGTTTGACTAGTCCCTCTAAACAATGCGGCTCAAACTAATATACCAGAATCACCATACAACCCCATCGGGATGCAGGCAAGGGACGAGCTAATTACAATGCTAAAGCATTTTGATTTGGATGATATCGACGCAAATTTGTACGTCGGGTTATTGCAAATTGGGCCACT belongs to Candidatus Nitrosotenuis cloacae and includes:
- the ilvA gene encoding threonine ammonia-lyase; the encoded protein is MIPRYDDIVKIRNSYGNIIRKTPLYYSETFSKMSGSKVYLKAEFAQKTGSFKLRGAYAKIRSLSPEEKKHGVIAASAGNHAQGVAYASKLEKIPCTIVMPLTASPAKVAATRGYGANVILDGINYDESWAKAQQISKKTGAKIIHAFDDPHIIAANGAIGLEILEDLPDVDEIYVPIGGGGLAAGICVAVKSKRPNIKVIGVESKAFPAMKDSIKAKRLQAVKGGRTIADGIAVKMPGKNTFRIINDMIDDIVTVDDTQIVKAMFLLMERAKTVVEPAGAVALAYLLNSRQAPNKKVVPILGGGNVDMYLLGQIVSKGLAAMSRMVKIFILLKDKPGALKEVVDEIASLSVNIVEVVHDRLSSEIDAGTAGVTLSLEMEGREHAQKLIAHLKSRNIQFKILT
- the purK gene encoding 5-(carboxyamino)imidazole ribonucleotide synthase, whose amino-acid sequence is MGQILGIIGGGQLGMMLTEAAKKMSEHISDVIVLDPTPNCSAVQVGAKQITADFKDERAILELASKVDILTYEIESGNSEVLKSAESKTTINPSPETLRIIQDKFLQKTFLAKNNIPVTDFVEIKSLNDLKEKINQFGYPALLKARRDAYDGRGNYKIRSPDELETAHNTFAGKSMMLEKFVDFKMEVSVIAARNTKGQIATYPVVENIHENNILKITIAPARVSEDIAKQAEKIAHKTMDVLHGAGVFGIEMFVTRNDHVIINEIAPRVHNSGHHTLQSSKTSQFEQHLRAILGLDLGNTKLVHPTIMYNILGTDEFSGKYKISDHKIENLYLKMYGKEESKPQRKLGHFNLVDESDTLGVDGLLKSLNSIKNQIKLIKA
- the purE gene encoding 5-(carboxyamino)imidazole ribonucleotide mutase, producing MMLPKKPLVGIIMGSSSDSKIMHNAAKILDDFGIIHEDQIVSAHRTPTRLEEYAKHAEKNQFRVIIAGAGGSAHLPGMIASHTIIPVIGVPIMVYNDKSDKKSEFKFSAFGGMDSLLSIVEMPNGSPVATVGVNKAANAGLYAAKILAAEFTELKSKLKRFKEKQHQSVLAESDDLKKNGLSKFVQKKFK